Genomic segment of Kibdelosporangium phytohabitans:
AGGCCCCGGATCCGGCGGATCCGGCGCGTGAATCGACGGCCGCGGGCCTGCCGGTCGAGCTGGAGGTGACGGGTGAGCGGTCCGTGATGTCGCCTGCCATTGCCCGCACAGCGCACCGGATCGTGCAGGAGGCGTTGACGAACACGCGCAAGCACGCGCCGGGCGCCGAGGTGCGGGTCCGGCTGGACTACCGGCCGGACAGGGTTTCGGTGCGGGTGCGCAACTCCGCCGCCGCCCGCCCGCCGGACGAGGTGCTGGCGGGCAGCGGTTCGGGGTTCGGTCTGTCCGGCATCGGCCACCGCGTCGACGTGATCGGCGGGACGCTGACCGCCGGACCGACCGGGGACGGCGGGTTCGAGGTGGCGGCGCGGCTGCCGACGTACGTACCGACGAACGACAACCGCCGCAAGCCGGGCTGAACCCGCGTCAGGACATGAAGAAGCCGCGGCGGCCCGGGCGCGTCTTCTTGCGCATCGAGACACCGCGGCCGAGGAACGTCAGACCGGCGAGGACGGTCACCACCCCGCCGATCACGCCGACGGAGTCACCCGCGCTCAGGACGATTCCCGAGATCCCGGCCACCAGCAGGCCGAGTCCGACGGCCATCGAGGCGGCGGGACGGCCTTTCCTGTCGCGGGCCATGTCAGTCTCCTTTGGACGAATCGGGTGCTGTCGCCTGTCGAGTCAACACGGTCACCCCCGCCCGGCGCAGTCATCGAAAGTTGTCATCCGGACCGCCGAAGGTGGTCAGCGGTGGCCCCCTTCTCCGGTAGCGGCACCGCGGCGTGCCCATTTGGATGGAGCCGAACCGGAATGGGGGGCAAGCTTGATCACCGCACGGAACCTCACCAAGCGATACGGCGCCACGACTGCCGTCGACGACTTGTCGTTCGACATCAAGCCCGGGGTCGTCACCGGCTTCCTCGGGCCCAACGGCGCGGGGAAATCCACCACGATGCGGATGATCCTCGGCCTCGACACGCCGACCAGCGGAGCGGTGACCGTCGGCGGCAAGTCCTATCGGGACCTGCCCGCGCCGGTGCGCGAGGTGGGCGCGCTGCTGGACGCCAAGGCCGTGCACGGCGCACGCACGGCGTACCGGCATCTGCAGTGGGTCGCGCAGGCCGGCGGTATTCCGCGCCGCAGAGTCGGCGAAGTGCTCGACCTGGCCGGGCTGGCGAAGGTCGCGGGCAAGAAGGTCGGTTCGTTCTCGCTGGGCATGTACCAGCGGCTCGGCATCGCGACCGCGTTGCTCGGCGACCCGCCGGTGCTGCTGTTCGACGAGCCGGTGAACGGGCTGGACCCGGAAGGCATCCTGTGGATCCGCACGCTGATGCGGGATCTGGCCACCGAGGGCCGCACGGTGTTCGTCTCCAGCCACCTGATGAACGAGATGGAGGAGACGGCCGGGCACGTGGTCGTCATCGGCCGGGGCACGCTGATCGCGGACATGCCCATCGAGGAGTTCACCCGCAGCGACGCGCACAGCCACGTGCACGTGGTGTCGCCGCACGCGGACGAGCTGGCCCGGGTGCTGACGGACGTGGGCGCCGCGGTCACGCGTGGCCCGGCCGGTTCGTTCGACGTGACCGGGCTGGACGCGGCGAAGATCGGCGATCTGGCGTTGGAGCACCGCCTCGGTGTGCACGAACTGACGCCGGTGCGCGCCAGCCTGGAAACCGCGTTCATGGATCTGACGCGCGAAAGCGTCCAGTACCGCCCGACCGCACCCGGCAAGGAACGATGATGACGACAGCAATCACGCCTGGCCTGGGCAACACCTTGGCCGCGGAGTGGACGAAACTCCGCTCGGTCCGCTCCACGTGGGTGATCGTGATCGCCGCGTTCGTGGTCAGCGTCGGTTTCTCGGTGCTGTTCAGCTTCGTGACCGAACAGGCCTACCCGAGCCTGCCTGCCGAGCAGCGCAGCAGCTTCGACCCGGCGGGGACCAGCATGGTCGGGATGAACCTCGGCCTGATCACCATCGCGGTGCTGGGGGCGCTGGCGACCTCGGCGGAGTACTCGACCGGCATGATCCGGCTGACCCTGTCGGTCACACCGAGCCGCGGCCGAGTCCTCGCGGCGAAGGCGATCGTGGCCGGGCTGCTCGGTTTCGTGCTGGGCACGGTCTTCGCGGCACTGGCGTTCCTGATCGGCCAGGCGATCCTGGGCATCGGCCCGGCGGTGCCGACGCTCGCCATCGGCCGCCCGGAGGTGCTGCGCAGCCTGCTGGGCTGGGGCGTGGAGATGGCGGCGTTCAGCCTGCTGGCGCTGTCGTTCGCGGTGATGATGCGCAGTGCGGCCGGCGCCATCGCGACCACGATCGGGCTCATCTTCGTACCGGCGATCCTGGGCGCGTTCCTGCCGGTGTGGGCGCAGCGCCACGTTCTCGCGTACTTCCCGGCAGCCGCGGCCGAACAGCTCAGCACAGCGCGGCTCGAACCGGACTCGGCGACGTATCTGGGGCCGGTCACCGGCGCCGGCACGTTGGTGACGTGGGTCGCGGTCGCCATGGTTGTGGCATTTTCCCTGAAGGGCAAACGAGATTCGGGCTGACACACAGCCGACCGGCCACCGGCGGCGCGATGGCGCCGGTGAGGTTGCCGCCGATCAGCGAGACACGGAGTACTGGCCCTGGGCGTGCACCGGAACCAGGCCTTCGACAGTGTTACCGGCCGAAGTGTCCACTATGAACGAATTGCGGCACGTGGCTCGAGCCGCGTGCCCCGGACTGGGCCTGCGGGCCTAGGCGACCCTCAGCCGGAAGTCGTATTCCCCTAGGGGATGATCTCGACCTGTCGTCGGATGCACCAGGACGGTACCTTGCAGAACACTTTCCCCATGACTCAAGCTCCGCCGGCGATCGAACCCGTCACAAGAGGATCGGTCCGCCGTGCGGTCACGACGCTCCGGCAGCGCCTGCCGTTCACCAGCACGGTCGTGCTCGCCACGCTCGTGCTGGCCGTCGCGACCGGGGCACTGTGGAACGCTGCCGAGGACCGCGCGGCCTACCCGTTCGTCGCCTACGGAGTGTCGTCGCTGGAAGCCGGTCGGTGGTGGACGATGCTCACCGGCCCGTTCTTCGCCGTCGTCCCCTGGTACTACTTGCCGATGGTGGGCAGCTTCGCCCTCTTTGCCGGTTTTGCCGAGTGGCGACTGGGGACGCGGCGCGCGATGGCCGTGACGATCGGTGGCCAGTTCGTTTCCGTGCTCGTCGCGACCCAGTTCCTCGCGCTGTGCCGTAACTCCGGCTGGCTGTGGGCCGAGCGCGTCGCGGGCAGCCTTGACGTCGGGTTCTCCGGTGGTGCGCTCGCCGCGGTCGCCGTCGCCAGTGCGACGTTGCGCGCGCCGTGGCGGCTGCGGTTGCGGGCCGGGCTCTGCGTGTACGCCGCCGTCACGATCATCTACGTCGGCACCCTCGCCGACCTCGTGCACTTCTTCGCGTTGCTGCTGGCGATCCCGGTGGGGAAAC
This window contains:
- a CDS encoding ABC transporter ATP-binding protein; this translates as MITARNLTKRYGATTAVDDLSFDIKPGVVTGFLGPNGAGKSTTMRMILGLDTPTSGAVTVGGKSYRDLPAPVREVGALLDAKAVHGARTAYRHLQWVAQAGGIPRRRVGEVLDLAGLAKVAGKKVGSFSLGMYQRLGIATALLGDPPVLLFDEPVNGLDPEGILWIRTLMRDLATEGRTVFVSSHLMNEMEETAGHVVVIGRGTLIADMPIEEFTRSDAHSHVHVVSPHADELARVLTDVGAAVTRGPAGSFDVTGLDAAKIGDLALEHRLGVHELTPVRASLETAFMDLTRESVQYRPTAPGKER
- a CDS encoding ABC transporter permease; amino-acid sequence: MTTAITPGLGNTLAAEWTKLRSVRSTWVIVIAAFVVSVGFSVLFSFVTEQAYPSLPAEQRSSFDPAGTSMVGMNLGLITIAVLGALATSAEYSTGMIRLTLSVTPSRGRVLAAKAIVAGLLGFVLGTVFAALAFLIGQAILGIGPAVPTLAIGRPEVLRSLLGWGVEMAAFSLLALSFAVMMRSAAGAIATTIGLIFVPAILGAFLPVWAQRHVLAYFPAAAAEQLSTARLEPDSATYLGPVTGAGTLVTWVAVAMVVAFSLKGKRDSG